In Arachis duranensis cultivar V14167 unplaced genomic scaffold, aradu.V14167.gnm2.J7QH unplaced_Scaffold_53191, whole genome shotgun sequence, one genomic interval encodes:
- the LOC107470229 gene encoding uncharacterized protein LOC107470229 produces the protein MEGQEQQLHVQSQRMDRQEELLSSWMDQQREWQKQQMELQQEHYSQLTQAINQVSERQKSQDKRLQELNQRQMAQLKAFNEFSVLNEGRQLHREEFSINTQAKLNYMTGHMHNLHPAIPSYEAVHKDLTEQEEGKVKQQGSVKEENGGC, from the coding sequence ATGGAGGGACAAGAGCAACAACTACATGTTCAATCTCAAAGGATGGATCGTCAAGAAGAACTACTCTCTAGTTGGATGGATCAACAAAGAGAGTGGCAGAAACAGCAAATGGAGTTGCAACAGGAGCACTACTCCCAGCTCACCCAAGCCATAAATCAAGTGTCCGAAAGGCAAAAAAGCCAAGATAAACGCCTCCAAGAACTTAACCAACGCCAGATGGCTCAGTTGAAAGCATTCAATGAATTCAGTGTGCTCAATGAAGGAAGGCAACTGCATCGagaagaatttagcataaacACTCAGGCCAAGTTAAACTATATGACTGGGCATATGCATAACTTGCACCCTGCCATCCCAAGTTATGAGGCAGTTCACAAGGACTTAACAGAGCAAGAAGAGGGAAAGGTGAAACAGCAAGGAAGcgttaaagaagaaaatggaggatgcTGA